From Draconibacterium halophilum, one genomic window encodes:
- a CDS encoding peroxiredoxin family protein, translated as MKTIITILLAFLLVPAFSQPDAKVKTGDKIIDFKVLLIDSKEIPLNELYGQSPIVLVVLRGWPEYQCPICTRQVGELVAEADQFKSYGAKVLMIYPGPSEVLREKAEEFTEDITFPEGFYFALDPNYLMVNKYGLRWDAPKETAYPSTFVIDKGGEVVFAKVSSGHGGRADVEEVMAALKGL; from the coding sequence ATGAAAACGATTATTACCATTTTGCTCGCCTTTCTTTTAGTTCCGGCATTTTCGCAACCCGATGCAAAGGTAAAAACCGGAGATAAAATCATTGATTTTAAAGTTCTGTTAATTGACAGCAAGGAAATTCCGCTAAATGAATTATACGGCCAGTCGCCAATTGTTCTAGTTGTTCTCAGGGGGTGGCCCGAATATCAATGTCCGATTTGCACGCGTCAGGTAGGTGAGCTTGTTGCTGAGGCCGATCAATTTAAAAGCTACGGAGCAAAGGTTTTGATGATTTATCCGGGGCCGTCGGAAGTACTGCGGGAAAAGGCAGAGGAGTTTACTGAAGACATTACTTTTCCAGAAGGATTTTATTTTGCACTCGATCCAAATTATTTGATGGTAAATAAATATGGCCTTAGATGGGATGCACCCAAAGAAACAGCTTATCCTTCTACTTTTGTGATTGATAAAGGAGGAGAAGTAGTTTTTGCCAAAGTAAGCTCGGGTCACGGAGGAAGAGCCGATGTAGAAGAAGTAATGGCTGCTTTAAAAGGATTGTAA
- a CDS encoding HAD hydrolase-like protein, which translates to MAQFSHIIFDLDGTLTDNTLGIKNSLKYALEQMQVDGYHENILDTFIGPPLQWGFSTQFGMNERDTKLAVDYFREYYGEHGWHQNDPYDGIMELLAELDAQGKRMYVATAKLEKYANKIIEHFEMDRYIIQLKGADYHAKKATKNKIIADVLTMQQLVPSEEIVMVGDTVYDIEGGNENEISTIAVGYGFGKEEDLRAANPDYFVEDVDELFELLAG; encoded by the coding sequence ATGGCACAATTTTCACATATTATATTCGATCTCGACGGTACGCTCACCGACAATACGCTGGGCATAAAAAACTCGCTGAAATATGCACTGGAGCAAATGCAGGTAGACGGTTACCACGAAAATATTCTGGATACTTTTATCGGACCTCCGCTGCAGTGGGGTTTTAGCACGCAGTTTGGAATGAACGAACGCGACACAAAACTGGCCGTTGATTATTTCCGTGAATATTATGGCGAACACGGTTGGCACCAGAATGATCCGTACGACGGAATTATGGAATTGCTGGCCGAGTTGGATGCGCAGGGAAAACGAATGTATGTGGCTACCGCAAAACTGGAAAAATATGCCAATAAAATTATCGAGCATTTTGAAATGGATCGCTACATAATTCAGTTAAAAGGAGCGGATTATCATGCAAAAAAAGCCACGAAGAATAAGATCATCGCCGATGTGCTGACCATGCAACAACTGGTTCCGTCGGAAGAAATTGTAATGGTTGGCGATACGGTTTACGATATTGAGGGTGGTAACGAAAACGAAATTTCTACCATTGCAGTGGGCTACGGTTTTGGAAAAGAGGAAGATTTACGTGCTGCCAATCCTGATTATTTTGTGGAGGATGTGGACGAACTGTTTGAGCTATTAGCCGGGTAG
- a CDS encoding DUF2971 domain-containing protein yields MTTENVNPKRELLFHYTKFDSALFYILGGKEYEIVGFNGSRMRKGSLLLNPISRMNDIYEMRSNLKVISDDFFEKNEANNVFEYLKSNKIKILSFSKDNCIKRGFDNGLMWSFYGNDYKGVCLVFDKVKFDQCFRNQYDDGYRKNDDIQYGYKPFKPVTTKMIENQKIEKEDHFEIRISKYENMSAQIWEVLKKDERLDDIFFRKGEEWDKENEFRYLIYDHRGNTPIPGSKESSCFIDYEDSLIGIILGPDFENRNNKIELLKNFVGEKIRIYRSRFENNKVQLWTFGEKTQVDYNKALLTD; encoded by the coding sequence ATGACAACAGAAAATGTTAATCCAAAGCGAGAATTACTTTTTCATTATACTAAATTTGATTCAGCTCTTTTTTATATTCTTGGGGGAAAAGAATATGAAATTGTGGGTTTTAATGGTTCCAGAATGCGAAAAGGGTCATTGCTGTTGAATCCAATTTCAAGGATGAATGATATCTATGAAATGCGCAGTAACCTTAAAGTAATATCTGATGATTTCTTTGAAAAAAATGAAGCAAATAATGTATTTGAGTATTTAAAGAGTAATAAAATTAAAATACTGAGTTTCTCGAAAGATAATTGTATAAAGAGAGGTTTTGATAATGGTTTGATGTGGTCGTTTTATGGTAATGATTACAAAGGTGTTTGTTTGGTTTTTGATAAGGTTAAATTTGACCAATGTTTTAGAAATCAATATGATGATGGATATAGGAAGAATGATGATATTCAATACGGTTACAAACCGTTTAAGCCTGTTACTACTAAAATGATAGAAAATCAAAAGATTGAAAAAGAAGATCATTTTGAAATAAGGATAAGCAAATATGAAAATATGTCTGCTCAGATTTGGGAAGTTTTAAAAAAAGATGAAAGATTAGATGATATATTTTTTCGAAAAGGAGAAGAATGGGACAAAGAAAATGAGTTTAGATATTTGATCTATGATCATAGAGGGAATACTCCAATTCCTGGATCTAAAGAATCTTCATGTTTTATTGATTATGAAGATTCGTTGATTGGTATAATTTTGGGACCTGATTTTGAAAACAGAAATAATAAAATTGAGCTTTTAAAGAATTTCGTTGGCGAAAAAATAAGAATATATCGTTCAAGATTTGAAAATAATAAGGTTCAACTATGGACTTTTGGGGAAAAGACTCAAGTAGATTATAATAAAGCTCTATTAACTGATTAA
- a CDS encoding methylmalonyl-CoA mutase family protein, with the protein MADKEQKLFTDFAPISTEEWEAKINADLKGKDYERSLVWKTYEGFKVRPYYRQENLAGKEYLDSLPGEFPYVRGNNKTNNDWFIRQNIFVTDFEEANKKALEILGKGITSLGFLFSECGSVTKESLGVLLKDICLEAAEVNLVCPCDNCNCAEVFSAYVSEGNWDNDNVIASASIDPIGTFTLKGKIEKDAVTKLVPAIEAAKAVKNFRVIGVHGKFFANSGSSITQELAFSLAQGAEYLTQLTEAGLSVDDAAKAIKFNMGISNNYFMEIAKLRAGRLLWSKIVEAYGPECKSSAKMIVHSETQRFNKTVYDPYVNMLRTQTEAMSATLGGAHSVTVLPFNAVFEETTPFSERIARNQQILLKEESHFDKIADPSAGSYYIETLTESLANQAWELFLAVQEKGGFIAAFKEGFVQAEVKAMAADRDKKIAQRRENFLGTNQFPNFTEEMKADFDGSLFEAVDLTEEGAGVETLKPYRGAQPFETLRYTTDMYARENKRPLAFMLTIGNLTFRKARAQFACNFFAVAGFSVQDNNGFATVEEGVAAAKKAGADIVVICSSDDEYAEIAPKLAEQLDEEILVVAGAPACADELKAKGITNFIHVKSNILEELKGYQNKLGI; encoded by the coding sequence ATGGCAGATAAAGAGCAAAAACTGTTCACCGATTTTGCACCCATATCAACAGAAGAGTGGGAAGCAAAAATTAATGCCGATTTAAAAGGCAAAGACTACGAGCGTTCGCTGGTTTGGAAAACTTACGAGGGATTCAAAGTGCGCCCGTATTACCGTCAGGAAAACCTTGCAGGGAAAGAGTACCTGGATAGCTTACCGGGAGAATTTCCATATGTGCGGGGAAATAATAAAACCAACAACGATTGGTTCATTCGTCAAAACATCTTTGTTACCGATTTTGAAGAAGCAAACAAAAAAGCTTTGGAAATTCTTGGAAAAGGGATTACCTCTTTGGGTTTCCTTTTCAGCGAATGTGGTTCGGTTACCAAGGAAAGCCTGGGAGTGTTGCTAAAAGACATTTGTCTGGAAGCAGCCGAAGTTAACCTGGTTTGCCCTTGCGACAACTGCAACTGCGCCGAAGTTTTTTCAGCTTACGTTTCGGAAGGCAACTGGGACAACGATAATGTGATTGCTTCGGCATCCATCGATCCCATTGGTACTTTCACTTTAAAAGGTAAAATTGAAAAAGATGCAGTAACAAAACTTGTTCCGGCAATTGAGGCCGCAAAAGCGGTAAAGAATTTCCGCGTTATTGGCGTTCACGGAAAATTCTTCGCCAACAGCGGATCATCAATTACTCAGGAGTTGGCTTTCTCGCTGGCTCAGGGTGCTGAGTACTTAACACAATTAACCGAAGCCGGTTTAAGTGTTGACGATGCAGCAAAAGCAATTAAATTCAACATGGGTATCAGCAACAACTATTTTATGGAAATAGCCAAGTTGCGTGCCGGCCGACTTTTATGGTCGAAAATTGTTGAAGCTTACGGACCGGAGTGTAAAAGTTCGGCTAAAATGATCGTTCATAGCGAAACTCAACGCTTTAACAAAACGGTTTACGATCCGTATGTAAACATGCTGCGTACTCAAACCGAAGCAATGTCGGCCACTTTGGGCGGCGCACACTCGGTTACTGTTCTTCCTTTTAACGCGGTTTTCGAAGAAACTACTCCTTTCTCGGAGCGTATTGCACGTAACCAGCAGATCCTGTTAAAAGAAGAATCGCATTTCGATAAGATTGCCGATCCTTCAGCAGGTTCGTACTACATTGAAACACTTACTGAATCGTTAGCCAATCAGGCATGGGAACTTTTCCTTGCTGTTCAGGAGAAAGGTGGTTTTATTGCTGCTTTTAAAGAAGGATTTGTTCAGGCAGAGGTTAAAGCAATGGCTGCTGATCGTGACAAAAAGATCGCTCAACGTCGCGAAAACTTTTTGGGTACCAACCAGTTCCCTAATTTCACGGAAGAAATGAAAGCGGATTTCGATGGTTCACTTTTCGAAGCAGTTGACCTGACTGAAGAAGGTGCTGGAGTAGAAACACTGAAACCTTACCGCGGAGCTCAACCATTTGAGACATTACGTTACACTACTGATATGTACGCACGCGAGAACAAACGTCCGCTGGCATTTATGCTTACCATTGGTAATCTTACTTTCCGCAAGGCACGTGCACAGTTCGCCTGCAACTTTTTTGCAGTTGCCGGATTCAGTGTTCAGGATAACAACGGATTCGCAACAGTTGAAGAAGGTGTTGCCGCAGCTAAAAAAGCAGGCGCCGACATTGTTGTTATTTGTAGTTCGGATGATGAGTATGCTGAAATTGCTCCGAAACTTGCTGAGCAATTGGATGAAGAAATTTTGGTTGTTGCCGGAGCTCCTGCATGTGCAGACGAACTGAAAGCAAAAGGAATCACAAACTTCATTCACGTGAAAAGCAATATTTTGGAAGAACTGAAGGGATATCAAAATAAACTGGGAATATAA
- a CDS encoding fasciclin domain-containing protein encodes MKTVKQIFSIALVAVMTFGLTLNSEAKSSDDTSSSTVVEIAVSNPDFSILVEAVTKADLAGALSADGPFTVFAPTNDAFKTLFATLGVKGVEDLTADQLTPILTYHVVSGNVMSSDLSNTSVKTLNGEKIKIDLSDGVKINDSNVIAADIKGKNGVIHVIDKVLIPE; translated from the coding sequence ATGAAAACAGTAAAACAAATTTTTTCGATCGCCCTGGTGGCAGTAATGACTTTCGGTTTGACTTTAAACTCAGAAGCCAAGAGTAGTGACGACACATCATCGTCGACAGTAGTAGAAATTGCCGTTTCGAATCCTGATTTTTCAATCCTGGTTGAAGCGGTAACAAAAGCCGACCTGGCAGGAGCTTTAAGTGCTGACGGTCCGTTTACCGTATTTGCACCGACCAACGACGCTTTCAAAACATTGTTTGCCACTTTGGGAGTGAAAGGTGTTGAGGATCTTACAGCTGATCAACTGACCCCAATTTTAACTTATCATGTTGTTTCGGGCAATGTTATGTCGAGCGATCTGTCGAACACTTCGGTGAAAACTCTAAATGGAGAGAAGATTAAAATCGACTTGTCAGACGGAGTAAAAATCAACGATAGCAATGTAATTGCAGCCGACATTAAAGGGAAAAACGGAGTAATACATGTAATTGATAAAGTGCTTATTCCTGAATAG
- the scpA gene encoding methylmalonyl-CoA mutase, protein MKPDFKDINIKAATEQAKASDWAAKNNIKKDWLTPEQIPVKPVYTKEDLEGMEHLNYAAGLAPYLRGPYSAMYAMRPWTIRQYAGFSTAEESNAFYRRNLAAGQKGLSVAFDLATHRGYDSDHERVVGDVGKAGVAIDSILDMKILFDQIPLDKMSVSMTMNGAVLPVLAFYIVTGLEQGATLEQLSGTIQNDILKEFMVRNTYIYPPEFSMKIIADIFEFTSQKMPKFNSISISGYHMQEAGATADIEMAYTLADGLDYLRTGVKAGLDIDAFAPRLSFFWAIGMNHFMEIAKMRAARMIWAKLVKQFNPKNPKSMALRTHSQTSGWSLTEQDPFNNVGRTAIEAMAATLGGTQSLHTNALDEAIALPTDFSARIARNTQLYIQQETELCRAADPWAGSYYVEALTHELAQKAWAHIEEVEKLGGMAKAIETGVPKMRIEEAAARAQGRIDGGSQTIVGINKYRLDKEDPIDILDIDNTAVRKSQIERLEKLRAERNEEDVQKALEAITKSAETGKGNLLALAVEAAQKRASLGEISDACEKIAGRYKAVIRTIEGVYKAEAQDKSEFQEAQALAKKFAELQGRQPRIMVAKMGQDGHDRGAKVVATGYADLGFDVDMGPLFQTPEESAKQAVENDVHVVGVSSLAAGHKTLVPAIIAELKKLGRDDIMVICGGVIPHQDYQYLYDAGAVAIFGPGTSVAGAGKKILEILIEAYKED, encoded by the coding sequence ATGAAGCCAGATTTTAAAGACATAAACATAAAAGCAGCTACCGAGCAGGCGAAAGCATCTGACTGGGCTGCAAAAAATAACATCAAAAAAGATTGGTTAACACCGGAGCAGATTCCTGTTAAACCGGTTTACACCAAAGAAGACCTTGAAGGAATGGAGCACCTGAACTATGCAGCAGGTTTGGCACCTTACCTTCGCGGACCTTACTCGGCAATGTACGCCATGCGTCCATGGACAATCCGTCAGTACGCCGGTTTTTCTACTGCCGAAGAATCAAATGCTTTCTACCGTCGTAACTTAGCGGCCGGTCAGAAAGGTTTGTCAGTGGCATTCGACCTGGCAACACACCGCGGATACGACTCAGACCACGAACGTGTGGTTGGCGACGTTGGGAAAGCTGGTGTGGCTATCGACTCGATTCTGGATATGAAGATCCTTTTCGATCAGATTCCGTTGGATAAAATGTCGGTATCGATGACCATGAACGGTGCTGTTCTTCCTGTATTGGCATTTTACATTGTTACAGGTTTGGAACAAGGCGCTACTCTGGAACAACTTTCAGGGACTATTCAGAACGATATTCTGAAAGAATTTATGGTGCGTAACACATACATTTACCCACCTGAGTTCTCGATGAAAATTATTGCCGACATTTTTGAGTTCACTTCTCAAAAAATGCCAAAATTCAACTCAATCTCGATTTCGGGTTACCACATGCAGGAAGCTGGGGCAACTGCCGATATTGAAATGGCTTACACCCTTGCCGACGGTTTAGATTATTTACGCACAGGTGTTAAAGCCGGTTTAGACATCGATGCTTTCGCACCGCGTTTGTCGTTCTTCTGGGCAATTGGAATGAACCACTTTATGGAGATTGCAAAAATGCGTGCTGCGCGTATGATCTGGGCGAAACTGGTTAAACAATTTAATCCGAAAAACCCAAAATCGATGGCATTGCGTACGCACTCGCAAACTTCTGGTTGGTCGTTAACTGAGCAGGATCCGTTTAACAACGTTGGCCGTACTGCTATTGAAGCAATGGCTGCCACATTGGGTGGAACACAGAGTTTGCACACCAACGCGCTTGATGAAGCGATTGCATTGCCAACCGATTTCTCGGCACGTATTGCACGTAACACGCAGTTGTACATCCAACAGGAAACTGAACTTTGTCGTGCAGCCGATCCATGGGCAGGTTCGTACTACGTTGAAGCATTAACGCACGAGCTGGCACAAAAAGCATGGGCGCATATCGAGGAAGTTGAAAAACTTGGCGGTATGGCCAAAGCAATTGAAACCGGCGTACCAAAAATGCGTATTGAAGAAGCTGCAGCACGTGCACAAGGACGTATTGACGGTGGATCGCAAACAATTGTGGGTATCAACAAATACCGTTTAGATAAAGAAGATCCGATTGATATTTTAGATATTGACAATACTGCAGTTCGTAAGTCGCAAATCGAGCGTTTGGAGAAGCTGCGTGCTGAGCGTAACGAAGAAGATGTACAAAAAGCATTGGAAGCAATTACAAAGTCTGCAGAAACAGGTAAAGGCAACTTATTGGCACTAGCTGTTGAAGCAGCACAGAAACGTGCTTCGTTGGGTGAAATTTCAGATGCTTGCGAAAAAATCGCAGGACGTTATAAAGCAGTAATCAGAACTATTGAAGGCGTGTATAAAGCAGAAGCACAAGACAAGTCTGAATTCCAGGAAGCTCAGGCTTTAGCGAAGAAATTCGCAGAATTGCAAGGTCGTCAGCCACGTATTATGGTCGCTAAAATGGGTCAGGACGGTCACGACCGTGGTGCAAAAGTTGTTGCTACCGGTTATGCCGACCTTGGTTTCGATGTTGATATGGGACCATTATTCCAGACTCCGGAAGAAAGTGCTAAACAAGCCGTTGAAAACGACGTGCACGTTGTAGGTGTTTCTTCACTGGCAGCCGGTCATAAAACACTGGTTCCTGCCATTATTGCCGAGCTGAAAAAACTAGGTCGCGACGACATCATGGTTATTTGCGGTGGTGTTATCCCTCATCAGGATTACCAATACTTGTACGATGCAGGTGCAGTAGCCATTTTTGGCCCTGGTACCAGCGTTGCCGGTGCAGGTAAAAAAATTCTTGAGATTTTGATTGAAGCGTATAAGGAAGATTAG
- a CDS encoding fasciclin domain-containing protein → MKTIEFIKKTKIRFSLLPVLLLVMTLSFTACNDDDDPMPDPEMGKTIVDVAAGAGSFSVLIQAAQKAGLADFLSTEQNITVFAPTDDAFAALLTDLGASSLDDLDAATLAAVLKYHVVGDLAYSNNLESGAVATLNMGSPDGTPLSLLVNVDGGVMVNNANVTTADVMASNGVIHVIDKVLMPPTVVDLATYSDNFSSLVSAVVKADLAGALSADGPFTVFAPTNNAFAALFAALEISGLDDVSVEDLTSILTYHVVGDNVLSTELSAGAVAAISGEEFEVTIDGDVMLNGTIKVVATDIQGTNGVIHVIDAVLVPATQMSNTIADIAVANSEFSILVEALMKADLVGAVADGEAELTVFAPTNDAFTALLSDLGATSLDDVPVETLTSILLYHVIGSKAMSTDLATGYFSTLSTFSDNNMSMYIQVGEGVTINANTSVTTADIEADNGVIHVVDKVILPPSVVDIAIANENFSTLVSAVVKAGLVDALSADGPFTVFAPTNDAFDALFADLEISGIDELTAEQLTPILLYHVVSGNVLSTGLMNGEVPTLKEGSNITVDLTSGVMINQSNVVAADVQGANGVVHVIDKVLIP, encoded by the coding sequence ATGAAAACAATTGAATTTATCAAGAAGACAAAAATCCGGTTTAGTTTACTACCGGTTCTATTACTGGTAATGACGCTAAGTTTTACCGCATGTAATGATGACGATGATCCGATGCCTGATCCTGAAATGGGAAAAACGATTGTAGACGTAGCTGCCGGGGCAGGTTCGTTTAGTGTATTGATACAGGCAGCCCAAAAAGCCGGGTTGGCTGATTTTTTAAGTACCGAGCAAAATATTACCGTATTTGCACCAACTGACGATGCTTTTGCAGCCTTGTTAACAGATTTGGGTGCAAGCAGCCTCGATGATCTTGATGCAGCTACTTTAGCAGCGGTTCTTAAATATCATGTTGTAGGAGATTTGGCGTATTCGAACAATCTGGAATCGGGTGCAGTGGCCACATTAAACATGGGGTCTCCCGACGGTACTCCGCTTTCACTTCTGGTAAATGTTGATGGCGGTGTTATGGTTAACAATGCCAATGTTACCACTGCCGACGTAATGGCCTCGAATGGTGTAATTCACGTAATCGACAAAGTGTTGATGCCACCAACAGTTGTTGATTTGGCCACTTATTCCGATAATTTCTCATCGCTGGTGAGTGCAGTTGTTAAAGCTGACCTGGCAGGTGCTTTAAGCGCCGACGGTCCTTTTACCGTGTTTGCACCAACAAATAATGCTTTCGCAGCACTTTTTGCAGCGCTCGAAATATCAGGTTTGGATGATGTGAGTGTTGAAGATCTGACATCGATATTAACCTATCACGTGGTTGGAGATAATGTTTTGTCAACCGAACTTTCGGCCGGAGCAGTTGCAGCAATTTCGGGAGAAGAATTTGAAGTGACCATTGACGGTGACGTAATGCTTAACGGAACTATTAAAGTAGTTGCTACCGATATACAGGGAACAAATGGTGTAATTCACGTAATCGATGCTGTTTTGGTTCCTGCAACGCAAATGTCGAATACCATAGCAGACATTGCTGTGGCTAATTCGGAGTTTTCAATTCTGGTTGAAGCGCTAATGAAAGCAGACTTGGTAGGTGCTGTTGCGGATGGTGAGGCAGAGTTGACTGTTTTTGCACCAACCAACGATGCTTTTACGGCGCTTCTATCTGATTTGGGAGCCACTTCGCTCGATGACGTTCCGGTGGAAACGCTGACCTCTATTCTATTGTACCACGTAATTGGCAGCAAAGCTATGTCAACCGATTTGGCTACTGGATATTTTTCAACCCTGTCAACTTTTAGCGACAACAACATGTCGATGTACATTCAGGTGGGTGAGGGCGTAACCATTAACGCGAATACAAGTGTTACCACTGCCGATATTGAAGCGGACAACGGAGTGATCCATGTGGTTGATAAGGTTATTCTTCCGCCATCGGTCGTTGATATTGCTATTGCAAACGAAAATTTCAGCACCCTGGTAAGTGCAGTGGTTAAAGCCGGGTTGGTTGATGCCTTGAGCGCTGACGGCCCATTCACCGTATTTGCTCCAACAAATGACGCATTCGATGCATTATTTGCTGATCTTGAAATTTCAGGAATCGATGAGCTGACTGCTGAGCAGTTGACCCCAATTCTATTGTACCATGTGGTATCCGGAAATGTACTGTCAACCGGTTTGATGAATGGAGAAGTTCCAACCTTAAAAGAGGGCAGTAATATTACCGTGGATCTTACATCAGGTGTAATGATAAACCAAAGTAACGTGGTGGCAGCCGATGTGCAGGGAGCGAACGGAGTGGTACACGTAATCGATAAAGTATTGATCCCATAA
- the metG gene encoding methionine--tRNA ligase yields MSKFKRTLITTALPYANGPIHIGHLAGVYVPADIYARYLRLKNEDVIMIGGSDEHGVPITLKAKNEGITPQDVVDRFHGIIKDSFEKFGISFDVYSRTSSPVHHETASEFFKKLYDEGKFVEKTSEQYYDEANNQFLADRYIIGTCPKCSFEKAYGDQCESCGTSLSPTELINPTSTISGNQPVLKETTHWYLPLDQYEPWLKEWILEGHKEWKTNVYGQCKSWIDSGLMPRAVTRDLDWGVPVPVEGVEGKVLYVWFDAPIGYISATKELTEDWETYWKDPETRMLHFIGKDNIVFHCIIFPSMLKAEGTFNLPENVPANEFLNLENDKISTSRNWAVWLHEYLEEFPGKEDVLKYVLTANAPETKDNDFTWKDFQNRNNNELVAVLGNFVNRALVLTQKYYEGEVPARGELTDHDKETLTEIAKIKGEVEKSIDSFRIRESLKNAMDLARLGNKYLADEEPWKVIKTDAERVKTVMNICLQITANLTICLEPFLPFSMDKLRGFLNLEKMDWVKLGETDLLPTGHKVNKPELLFEKIEDSVIEAQLQKLADTKKANEMAESKATPAKENIEFDDFVKMDVRAGTVIECEKVAKTKKLLKLKIDTGIDQRTVVSGIAEYYQPEELIGKQVSILVNLAPKKLRGIESQGMILCAENADGTLSIVSPDKAVKNGSEIR; encoded by the coding sequence ATGAGTAAGTTCAAACGTACGCTGATAACAACAGCACTGCCTTATGCCAATGGTCCGATTCACATTGGCCACCTTGCCGGAGTTTATGTTCCTGCCGATATTTATGCACGTTACCTTCGCCTGAAAAACGAGGATGTAATTATGATTGGTGGTTCTGACGAGCACGGTGTGCCCATTACGCTGAAGGCTAAAAACGAAGGCATTACACCACAGGATGTGGTTGACCGCTTTCACGGAATTATTAAGGATTCGTTCGAGAAATTTGGTATTTCGTTTGACGTTTACTCACGCACAAGTTCTCCGGTTCATCACGAAACTGCTTCTGAATTTTTTAAGAAATTGTACGACGAAGGTAAGTTTGTTGAAAAAACATCGGAGCAATATTACGACGAAGCCAACAACCAGTTTTTGGCCGACCGTTATATTATTGGTACCTGCCCAAAATGTAGTTTCGAAAAAGCTTACGGCGACCAGTGCGAAAGCTGCGGAACTTCGTTGAGCCCGACCGAGCTGATCAATCCAACATCAACAATCAGCGGAAACCAGCCGGTTTTAAAAGAAACCACACACTGGTACCTGCCACTCGACCAGTACGAACCATGGTTAAAAGAATGGATTCTGGAAGGCCATAAAGAATGGAAGACCAACGTTTACGGTCAGTGCAAATCGTGGATCGACAGTGGTTTAATGCCACGTGCCGTAACCCGCGACCTCGACTGGGGTGTTCCTGTACCCGTTGAAGGTGTTGAAGGCAAAGTACTTTACGTTTGGTTTGATGCTCCAATCGGTTATATTTCGGCAACAAAAGAGTTGACCGAAGACTGGGAAACCTACTGGAAAGATCCGGAAACCCGCATGTTGCACTTCATCGGAAAAGACAATATTGTTTTCCACTGTATCATTTTCCCAAGTATGTTGAAGGCCGAAGGAACATTCAACCTGCCGGAAAACGTGCCGGCCAACGAGTTCCTGAACCTTGAAAACGATAAGATTTCAACTTCACGAAACTGGGCTGTTTGGTTGCACGAGTATCTGGAAGAATTCCCGGGAAAAGAAGACGTATTGAAATATGTATTGACTGCCAATGCGCCGGAAACTAAGGACAACGATTTTACCTGGAAAGATTTCCAGAACCGAAATAACAACGAGTTGGTAGCTGTGCTCGGAAACTTTGTAAACCGCGCACTGGTGCTTACACAGAAATATTACGAAGGCGAAGTTCCTGCCCGTGGCGAATTGACTGATCACGACAAGGAAACACTTACAGAAATTGCAAAAATTAAAGGCGAGGTTGAAAAGAGTATTGACAGTTTCCGTATTCGCGAGTCGCTGAAAAATGCAATGGATCTGGCGCGTTTGGGTAATAAATACCTGGCCGACGAAGAGCCCTGGAAAGTGATAAAAACCGATGCTGAGCGTGTAAAAACCGTTATGAATATCTGTTTGCAGATTACCGCCAACCTTACCATTTGCCTTGAGCCATTTTTGCCATTTAGCATGGATAAACTGCGTGGCTTCCTGAATTTGGAGAAAATGGATTGGGTAAAATTGGGCGAAACTGATTTGTTGCCAACAGGCCACAAAGTGAATAAGCCGGAATTACTTTTCGAAAAAATTGAAGATAGCGTAATTGAAGCACAATTACAAAAACTGGCCGACACCAAAAAGGCCAACGAAATGGCGGAATCAAAAGCAACTCCAGCAAAAGAAAACATCGAATTTGATGATTTTGTAAAAATGGATGTTCGTGCCGGAACAGTAATCGAATGCGAAAAAGTAGCCAAAACCAAAAAGCTGCTGAAACTAAAAATCGACACCGGAATCGATCAAAGAACTGTTGTTTCGGGTATTGCCGAGTATTACCAGCCGGAAGAGTTGATCGGGAAACAGGTTTCTATTTTGGTAAATCTTGCACCGAAAAAATTGCGTGGTATCGAATCGCAGGGAATGATTTTGTGTGCTGAAAATGCAGACGGAACACTGTCGATCGTTTCGCCGGATAAAGCCGTTAAAAACGGATCGGAAATACGATAA
- a CDS encoding helix-turn-helix transcriptional regulator, which translates to MLDKTQQELADAIGVSRQTIHAIEKNKFVPSVQTAMLLAKYFKLSVEELFELED; encoded by the coding sequence ATGCTCGATAAAACGCAGCAGGAACTGGCGGATGCAATAGGTGTTTCCCGTCAAACAATTCATGCGATTGAGAAGAATAAGTTTGTTCCTTCGGTGCAAACGGCCATGCTTTTGGCAAAGTATTTTAAGCTGTCGGTAGAAGAACTATTTGAGTTGGAAGATTAA